One part of the Arabidopsis thaliana chromosome 4, partial sequence genome encodes these proteins:
- the CRK28 gene encoding cysteine-rich RLK (RECEPTOR-like protein kinase) 28, whose protein sequence is MEHVRVIFFFFACVLKIVPFICLAQKDKYEFPPGFNCVASGGNFTANSSFADSSGERAYAIGLCRREVKRDDCLSCIQIAARNLIEQCPLTNQAVVWYTHCMFRYSNMIIYGRKETTPTLSFQAGKNISANRDEFDRLQIELLDRLKGIAAAGGPNRKYAQGSGSGVAGYPQFYGSAHCTPDLSEQDCNDCLVFGFEKIPGCCAGQVGLRWFFPSCSYRFETWRFYEFDADLEPDPPAIQPADSPTSAARTERTGKGKGGSKVIVAIVIPIVFVALFAICLCLLLKWKKNKSVGRVKGSNAEDEFSDSLVVDFETLKAATDNFSPENELGRGGFGSVYKGVFSGGQEIAVKRLSCTSGQGDSEFKNEILLLAKLQHRNLVRLLGFCIEGQERILVYEFIKNASLDNFIFGNCFPPFSPYDDPTVLFFLLCVDLYAVTDLKKRQLLDWGVRYKMIGGVARGLLYLHEDSRYRIIHRDLKASNILLDQEMNPKIADFGLAKLYDTDQTSTHRFTSKIAGTYGYMAPEYAIYGQFSVKTDVFSFGVLVIEIITGKGNNNGRSNDDEEAENLLSWVWRCWREDIILSVIDPSLTTGSRSEILRCIHIGLLCVQESPASRPTMDSVALMLNSYSYTLPTPSRPAFALESVMPSMNVSSSTEPLLMSLNDVTVSELSPR, encoded by the exons ATGGAACATGTCAGagttatctttttcttctttgcttgtgTCCTAAAGATTGTACCATTTATCTGCTTAGCACAGAAGGATAAATATGAGTTTCCTCCAGGTTTCAACTGTGTAGCTAGTGGAGGCAATTTCACGGCCAACAGCTCTTTCGCTG ATTCATCTGGAGAAAGAGCTTATGCAATTGGTCTTTGTAGAAGAGAAGTAAAAAGAGATGATTGTCTCAGCTGCATTCAGATAGCTGCAAGAAACCTCATCGAGCAGTGTCCACTGACAAATCAAGCTGTTGTGTGGTACACACACTGTATGTTTCGTTACTCGAACATGATAATCTATGGAAGAAAAGAGACGACCCCAACTCTGTCTTTTCAAGCCGGTAAAAATATATCAGCAAACAGAGATGAGTTTGATCGTCTGCAGATAGAACTATTGGACAGACTCAAAGGGATTGCTGCAGCTGGTGGGCCAAATAGAAAATACGCTCAAGGGAGCGGTTCGGGTGTGGCAGGGTACCCGCAATTCTACGGAAGTGCACACTGTACGCCGGATTTGTCTGAACAGGATTGTAATGACTGTCtagtctttggttttgaaaagATCCCAGGTTGTTGTGCTGGTCAGGTTGGTCTTAGGTGGTTTTTTCCTAGTTGTAGCTACAGATTTGAGACCTGGCGATTCTACGAGTTCGATGCCGATCTAGAGCCTGATCCACCTGCTATTCAGCCTGCTGACTCCCCAACATCAGCTGCAAGAACTGAGAGAACAG GAAAGGGCAAAGGTGGATCTAAAGTCATTGTTGCGATAGTCATCCCAATAGTTTTTGTTGCGTTATTTGCAATTTGCCTATGCTTGCTCTTgaagtggaagaagaacaagtctGTAGGTAGAGTCAAAG GATCAAATGCAGAGGATGAGTTCTCAGATTCGTTGGTAGTTGACTTTGAAACTCTAAAGGCAGCAACAGATAACTTTTCACCAGAAAATGAACTTGGACGTGGTGGGTTTGGCTCAGTTTATAAG GGTGTGTTCTCGGGTGGGCAAGAAATCGCGGTGAAAAGATTATCGTGTACTTCAGGACAAGGAGACAGTGAATTCAAGAACGAAATTTTACTTCTTGCAAAGCTTCAACATAGGAACTTGGTTAGGCTATTAGGTTTTTGCATAGAAGGACAAGAACGAATCCTTGTCTATGAGTTCATCAAGAACGCTAGTCTTGACAATTTCATCTTCGGTAATTGTTTTCCGCCGTTTTCTCCATATGATGATCCTACCGTTCTGTTTTTTCTGCTCTGTGTTGATCTTTACGCTGTTACAGATCTTAAAAAGCGTCAACTTTTGGATTGGGGAGTGCGATACAAAATGATAGGTGGAGTTGCTAGAGGACTTCTTTATCTTCATGAAGACTCTCGTTACCGGATAATTCACCGTGATCTTAAAGCTAGCAACATTCTTTTGGACCAAGAAATGAATCCGAAAATCGCAGATTTTGGATTAGCTAAACTCTATGACACAGACCAAACTTCGACACATCGATTTACAAGCAAAATTGCAGGAACTTA CGGGTATATGGCTCCAGAATACGCTATTTACGGTCAATTCTCGGTGAAAACAGACGTTTTCAGCTTCGGTGTATTAGTCATAGAGATCATTACGGGTAAGGGAAACAATAATGGTCGATCAAATGATGACGAAGAGGCAGAAAATCTCCTTAGTTGG GTGTGGAGATGTTGGAGAGAAGACATTATACTAAGCGTTATTGATCCGAGTCTAACCACGGGATCAAGAAGCGAGATCTTGAGATGCATACACATTGGTCTTTTATGTGTTCAAGAAAGTCCAGCGAGTAGACCAACTATGGATTCGGTTGCTCTAATGCTCAATAGCTATTCCTATACTCTCCCAACGCCTTCAAGGCCCGCCTTTGCGTTAGAGAGTGTCATGCCTTCGAtgaatgtttcttcttccacagAACCGTTATTAATGTCCTTGAATGATGTCACTGTTTCTGAGTTATCTCCTCGTTAG
- the CRK28 gene encoding cysteine-rich RLK (RECEPTOR-like protein kinase) 28: protein MEHVRVIFFFFACVLKIVPFICLAQKDKYEFPPGFNCVASGGNFTANSSFAGNLNGLVSSLSSLTSKPYGFYNLSSGDSSGERAYAIGLCRREVKRDDCLSCIQIAARNLIEQCPLTNQAVVWYTHCMFRYSNMIIYGRKETTPTLSFQAGKNISANRDEFDRLQIELLDRLKGIAAAGGPNRKYAQGSGSGVAGYPQFYGSAHCTPDLSEQDCNDCLVFGFEKIPGCCAGQVGLRWFFPSCSYRFETWRFYEFDADLEPDPPAIQPADSPTSAARTERTGKGKGGSKVIVAIVIPIVFVALFAICLCLLLKWKKNKSVGRVKGSNAEDEFSDSLVVDFETLKAATDNFSPENELGRGGFGSVYKGVFSGGQEIAVKRLSCTSGQGDSEFKNEILLLAKLQHRNLVRLLGFCIEGQERILVYEFIKNASLDNFIFDLKKRQLLDWGVRYKMIGGVARGLLYLHEDSRYRIIHRDLKASNILLDQEMNPKIADFGLAKLYDTDQTSTHRFTSKIAGTYGYMAPEYAIYGQFSVKTDVFSFGVLVIEIITGKGNNNGRSNDDEEAENLLSWVWRCWREDIILSVIDPSLTTGSRSEILRCIHIGLLCVQESPASRPTMDSVALMLNSYSYTLPTPSRPAFALESVMPSMNVSSSTEPLLMSLNDVTVSELSPR, encoded by the exons ATGGAACATGTCAGagttatctttttcttctttgcttgtgTCCTAAAGATTGTACCATTTATCTGCTTAGCACAGAAGGATAAATATGAGTTTCCTCCAGGTTTCAACTGTGTAGCTAGTGGAGGCAATTTCACGGCCAACAGCTCTTTCGCTGGTAATCTCAACGGCCTTGTCTCCTCTCTCTCGTCACTCACATCCAAACCTTATGGCTTCTACAACCTCTCTTCTGGAGATTCATCTGGAGAAAGAGCTTATGCAATTGGTCTTTGTAGAAGAGAAGTAAAAAGAGATGATTGTCTCAGCTGCATTCAGATAGCTGCAAGAAACCTCATCGAGCAGTGTCCACTGACAAATCAAGCTGTTGTGTGGTACACACACTGTATGTTTCGTTACTCGAACATGATAATCTATGGAAGAAAAGAGACGACCCCAACTCTGTCTTTTCAAGCCGGTAAAAATATATCAGCAAACAGAGATGAGTTTGATCGTCTGCAGATAGAACTATTGGACAGACTCAAAGGGATTGCTGCAGCTGGTGGGCCAAATAGAAAATACGCTCAAGGGAGCGGTTCGGGTGTGGCAGGGTACCCGCAATTCTACGGAAGTGCACACTGTACGCCGGATTTGTCTGAACAGGATTGTAATGACTGTCtagtctttggttttgaaaagATCCCAGGTTGTTGTGCTGGTCAGGTTGGTCTTAGGTGGTTTTTTCCTAGTTGTAGCTACAGATTTGAGACCTGGCGATTCTACGAGTTCGATGCCGATCTAGAGCCTGATCCACCTGCTATTCAGCCTGCTGACTCCCCAACATCAGCTGCAAGAACTGAGAGAACAG GAAAGGGCAAAGGTGGATCTAAAGTCATTGTTGCGATAGTCATCCCAATAGTTTTTGTTGCGTTATTTGCAATTTGCCTATGCTTGCTCTTgaagtggaagaagaacaagtctGTAGGTAGAGTCAAAG GATCAAATGCAGAGGATGAGTTCTCAGATTCGTTGGTAGTTGACTTTGAAACTCTAAAGGCAGCAACAGATAACTTTTCACCAGAAAATGAACTTGGACGTGGTGGGTTTGGCTCAGTTTATAAG GGTGTGTTCTCGGGTGGGCAAGAAATCGCGGTGAAAAGATTATCGTGTACTTCAGGACAAGGAGACAGTGAATTCAAGAACGAAATTTTACTTCTTGCAAAGCTTCAACATAGGAACTTGGTTAGGCTATTAGGTTTTTGCATAGAAGGACAAGAACGAATCCTTGTCTATGAGTTCATCAAGAACGCTAGTCTTGACAATTTCATCTTCG ATCTTAAAAAGCGTCAACTTTTGGATTGGGGAGTGCGATACAAAATGATAGGTGGAGTTGCTAGAGGACTTCTTTATCTTCATGAAGACTCTCGTTACCGGATAATTCACCGTGATCTTAAAGCTAGCAACATTCTTTTGGACCAAGAAATGAATCCGAAAATCGCAGATTTTGGATTAGCTAAACTCTATGACACAGACCAAACTTCGACACATCGATTTACAAGCAAAATTGCAGGAACTTA CGGGTATATGGCTCCAGAATACGCTATTTACGGTCAATTCTCGGTGAAAACAGACGTTTTCAGCTTCGGTGTATTAGTCATAGAGATCATTACGGGTAAGGGAAACAATAATGGTCGATCAAATGATGACGAAGAGGCAGAAAATCTCCTTAGTTGG GTGTGGAGATGTTGGAGAGAAGACATTATACTAAGCGTTATTGATCCGAGTCTAACCACGGGATCAAGAAGCGAGATCTTGAGATGCATACACATTGGTCTTTTATGTGTTCAAGAAAGTCCAGCGAGTAGACCAACTATGGATTCGGTTGCTCTAATGCTCAATAGCTATTCCTATACTCTCCCAACGCCTTCAAGGCCCGCCTTTGCGTTAGAGAGTGTCATGCCTTCGAtgaatgtttcttcttccacagAACCGTTATTAATGTCCTTGAATGATGTCACTGTTTCTGAGTTATCTCCTCGTTAG
- the CRK28 gene encoding cysteine-rich RLK (RECEPTOR-like protein kinase) 28, which yields MFRYSNMIIYGRKETTPTLSFQAGKNISANRDEFDRLQIELLDRLKGIAAAGGPNRKYAQGSGSGVAGYPQFYGSAHCTPDLSEQDCNDCLVFGFEKIPGCCAGQVGLRWFFPSCSYRFETWRFYEFDADLEPDPPAIQPADSPTSAARTERTGKGKGGSKVIVAIVIPIVFVALFAICLCLLLKWKKNKSVGRVKGSNAEDEFSDSLVVDFETLKAATDNFSPENELGRGGFGSVYKGVFSGGQEIAVKRLSCTSGQGDSEFKNEILLLAKLQHRNLVRLLGFCIEGQERILVYEFIKNASLDNFIFGNCFPPFSPYDDPTVLFFLLCVDLYAVTDLKKRQLLDWGVRYKMIGGVARGLLYLHEDSRYRIIHRDLKASNILLDQEMNPKIADFGLAKLYDTDQTSTHRFTSKIAGTYGYMAPEYAIYGQFSVKTDVFSFGVLVIEIITGKGNNNGRSNDDEEAENLLSWVWRCWREDIILSVIDPSLTTGSRSEILRCIHIGLLCVQESPASRPTMDSVALMLNSYSYTLPTPSRPAFALESVMPSMNVSSSTEPLLMSLNDVTVSELSPR from the exons ATGTTTCGTTACTCGAACATGATAATCTATGGAAGAAAAGAGACGACCCCAACTCTGTCTTTTCAAGCCGGTAAAAATATATCAGCAAACAGAGATGAGTTTGATCGTCTGCAGATAGAACTATTGGACAGACTCAAAGGGATTGCTGCAGCTGGTGGGCCAAATAGAAAATACGCTCAAGGGAGCGGTTCGGGTGTGGCAGGGTACCCGCAATTCTACGGAAGTGCACACTGTACGCCGGATTTGTCTGAACAGGATTGTAATGACTGTCtagtctttggttttgaaaagATCCCAGGTTGTTGTGCTGGTCAGGTTGGTCTTAGGTGGTTTTTTCCTAGTTGTAGCTACAGATTTGAGACCTGGCGATTCTACGAGTTCGATGCCGATCTAGAGCCTGATCCACCTGCTATTCAGCCTGCTGACTCCCCAACATCAGCTGCAAGAACTGAGAGAACAG GAAAGGGCAAAGGTGGATCTAAAGTCATTGTTGCGATAGTCATCCCAATAGTTTTTGTTGCGTTATTTGCAATTTGCCTATGCTTGCTCTTgaagtggaagaagaacaagtctGTAGGTAGAGTCAAAG GATCAAATGCAGAGGATGAGTTCTCAGATTCGTTGGTAGTTGACTTTGAAACTCTAAAGGCAGCAACAGATAACTTTTCACCAGAAAATGAACTTGGACGTGGTGGGTTTGGCTCAGTTTATAAG GGTGTGTTCTCGGGTGGGCAAGAAATCGCGGTGAAAAGATTATCGTGTACTTCAGGACAAGGAGACAGTGAATTCAAGAACGAAATTTTACTTCTTGCAAAGCTTCAACATAGGAACTTGGTTAGGCTATTAGGTTTTTGCATAGAAGGACAAGAACGAATCCTTGTCTATGAGTTCATCAAGAACGCTAGTCTTGACAATTTCATCTTCGGTAATTGTTTTCCGCCGTTTTCTCCATATGATGATCCTACCGTTCTGTTTTTTCTGCTCTGTGTTGATCTTTACGCTGTTACAGATCTTAAAAAGCGTCAACTTTTGGATTGGGGAGTGCGATACAAAATGATAGGTGGAGTTGCTAGAGGACTTCTTTATCTTCATGAAGACTCTCGTTACCGGATAATTCACCGTGATCTTAAAGCTAGCAACATTCTTTTGGACCAAGAAATGAATCCGAAAATCGCAGATTTTGGATTAGCTAAACTCTATGACACAGACCAAACTTCGACACATCGATTTACAAGCAAAATTGCAGGAACTTA CGGGTATATGGCTCCAGAATACGCTATTTACGGTCAATTCTCGGTGAAAACAGACGTTTTCAGCTTCGGTGTATTAGTCATAGAGATCATTACGGGTAAGGGAAACAATAATGGTCGATCAAATGATGACGAAGAGGCAGAAAATCTCCTTAGTTGG GTGTGGAGATGTTGGAGAGAAGACATTATACTAAGCGTTATTGATCCGAGTCTAACCACGGGATCAAGAAGCGAGATCTTGAGATGCATACACATTGGTCTTTTATGTGTTCAAGAAAGTCCAGCGAGTAGACCAACTATGGATTCGGTTGCTCTAATGCTCAATAGCTATTCCTATACTCTCCCAACGCCTTCAAGGCCCGCCTTTGCGTTAGAGAGTGTCATGCCTTCGAtgaatgtttcttcttccacagAACCGTTATTAATGTCCTTGAATGATGTCACTGTTTCTGAGTTATCTCCTCGTTAG
- the CRK28 gene encoding cysteine-rich RLK (RECEPTOR-like protein kinase) 28 (cysteine-rich RLK (RECEPTOR-like protein kinase) 28 (CRK28); FUNCTIONS IN: kinase activity; INVOLVED IN: protein amino acid phosphorylation; LOCATED IN: endomembrane system; EXPRESSED IN: 19 plant structures; EXPRESSED DURING: 12 growth stages; CONTAINS InterPro DOMAIN/s: Protein kinase, ATP binding site (InterPro:IPR017441), Serine/threonine-protein kinase domain (InterPro:IPR002290), Protein of unknown function DUF26 (InterPro:IPR002902), Serine-threonine/tyrosine-protein kinase (InterPro:IPR001245), Serine/threonine-protein kinase, active site (InterPro:IPR008271), Protein kinase-like domain (InterPro:IPR011009), Protein kinase, catalytic domain (InterPro:IPR000719), Tyrosine-protein kinase, catalytic domain (InterPro:IPR020635); BEST Arabidopsis thaliana protein match is: cysteine-rich RLK (RECEPTOR-like protein kinase) 29 (TAIR:AT4G21410.1); Has 113926 Blast hits to 112559 proteins in 4362 species: Archae - 99; Bacteria - 12248; Metazoa - 42120; Fungi - 9484; Plants - 33287; Viruses - 404; Other Eukaryotes - 16284 (source: NCBI BLink).) has product MEHVRVIFFFFACVLKIVPFICLAQKDKYEFPPGFNCVASGGNFTANSSFAGNLNGLVSSLSSLTSKPYGFYNLSSGDSSGERAYAIGLCRREVKRDDCLSCIQIAARNLIEQCPLTNQAVVWYTHCMFRYSNMIIYGRKETTPTLSFQAGKNISANRDEFDRLQIELLDRLKGIAAAGGPNRKYAQGSGSGVAGYPQFYGSAHCTPDLSEQDCNDCLVFGFEKIPGCCAGQVGLRWFFPSCSYRFETWRFYEFDADLEPDPPAIQPADSPTSAARTERTGKGKGGSKVIVAIVIPIVFVALFAICLCLLLKWKKNKSVGRVKGNKHNLLLLVIVILLQKDEFSDSLVVDFETLKAATDNFSPENELGRGGFGSVYKGVFSGGQEIAVKRLSCTSGQGDSEFKNEILLLAKLQHRNLVRLLGFCIEGQERILVYEFIKNASLDNFIFDLKKRQLLDWGVRYKMIGGVARGLLYLHEDSRYRIIHRDLKASNILLDQEMNPKIADFGLAKLYDTDQTSTHRFTSKIAGTYGYMAPEYAIYGQFSVKTDVFSFGVLVIEIITGKGNNNGRSNDDEEAENLLSWVWRCWREDIILSVIDPSLTTGSRSEILRCIHIGLLCVQESPASRPTMDSVALMLNSYSYTLPTPSRPAFALESVMPSMNVSSSTEPLLMSLNDVTVSELSPR; this is encoded by the exons ATGGAACATGTCAGagttatctttttcttctttgcttgtgTCCTAAAGATTGTACCATTTATCTGCTTAGCACAGAAGGATAAATATGAGTTTCCTCCAGGTTTCAACTGTGTAGCTAGTGGAGGCAATTTCACGGCCAACAGCTCTTTCGCTGGTAATCTCAACGGCCTTGTCTCCTCTCTCTCGTCACTCACATCCAAACCTTATGGCTTCTACAACCTCTCTTCTGGAGATTCATCTGGAGAAAGAGCTTATGCAATTGGTCTTTGTAGAAGAGAAGTAAAAAGAGATGATTGTCTCAGCTGCATTCAGATAGCTGCAAGAAACCTCATCGAGCAGTGTCCACTGACAAATCAAGCTGTTGTGTGGTACACACACTGTATGTTTCGTTACTCGAACATGATAATCTATGGAAGAAAAGAGACGACCCCAACTCTGTCTTTTCAAGCCGGTAAAAATATATCAGCAAACAGAGATGAGTTTGATCGTCTGCAGATAGAACTATTGGACAGACTCAAAGGGATTGCTGCAGCTGGTGGGCCAAATAGAAAATACGCTCAAGGGAGCGGTTCGGGTGTGGCAGGGTACCCGCAATTCTACGGAAGTGCACACTGTACGCCGGATTTGTCTGAACAGGATTGTAATGACTGTCtagtctttggttttgaaaagATCCCAGGTTGTTGTGCTGGTCAGGTTGGTCTTAGGTGGTTTTTTCCTAGTTGTAGCTACAGATTTGAGACCTGGCGATTCTACGAGTTCGATGCCGATCTAGAGCCTGATCCACCTGCTATTCAGCCTGCTGACTCCCCAACATCAGCTGCAAGAACTGAGAGAACAG GAAAGGGCAAAGGTGGATCTAAAGTCATTGTTGCGATAGTCATCCCAATAGTTTTTGTTGCGTTATTTGCAATTTGCCTATGCTTGCTCTTgaagtggaagaagaacaagtctGTAGGTAGAGTCAAAGGTAACAAAcacaaccttcttcttttggttatcGTTATCTTGTTACAAA AGGATGAGTTCTCAGATTCGTTGGTAGTTGACTTTGAAACTCTAAAGGCAGCAACAGATAACTTTTCACCAGAAAATGAACTTGGACGTGGTGGGTTTGGCTCAGTTTATAAG GGTGTGTTCTCGGGTGGGCAAGAAATCGCGGTGAAAAGATTATCGTGTACTTCAGGACAAGGAGACAGTGAATTCAAGAACGAAATTTTACTTCTTGCAAAGCTTCAACATAGGAACTTGGTTAGGCTATTAGGTTTTTGCATAGAAGGACAAGAACGAATCCTTGTCTATGAGTTCATCAAGAACGCTAGTCTTGACAATTTCATCTTCG ATCTTAAAAAGCGTCAACTTTTGGATTGGGGAGTGCGATACAAAATGATAGGTGGAGTTGCTAGAGGACTTCTTTATCTTCATGAAGACTCTCGTTACCGGATAATTCACCGTGATCTTAAAGCTAGCAACATTCTTTTGGACCAAGAAATGAATCCGAAAATCGCAGATTTTGGATTAGCTAAACTCTATGACACAGACCAAACTTCGACACATCGATTTACAAGCAAAATTGCAGGAACTTA CGGGTATATGGCTCCAGAATACGCTATTTACGGTCAATTCTCGGTGAAAACAGACGTTTTCAGCTTCGGTGTATTAGTCATAGAGATCATTACGGGTAAGGGAAACAATAATGGTCGATCAAATGATGACGAAGAGGCAGAAAATCTCCTTAGTTGG GTGTGGAGATGTTGGAGAGAAGACATTATACTAAGCGTTATTGATCCGAGTCTAACCACGGGATCAAGAAGCGAGATCTTGAGATGCATACACATTGGTCTTTTATGTGTTCAAGAAAGTCCAGCGAGTAGACCAACTATGGATTCGGTTGCTCTAATGCTCAATAGCTATTCCTATACTCTCCCAACGCCTTCAAGGCCCGCCTTTGCGTTAGAGAGTGTCATGCCTTCGAtgaatgtttcttcttccacagAACCGTTATTAATGTCCTTGAATGATGTCACTGTTTCTGAGTTATCTCCTCGTTAG
- the CRK28 gene encoding cysteine-rich RLK (RECEPTOR-like protein kinase) 28 produces the protein MEHVRVIFFFFACVLKIVPFICLAQKDKYEFPPGFNCVASGGNFTANSSFAGNLNGLVSSLSSLTSKPYGFYNLSSGDSSGERAYAIGLCRREVKRDDCLSCIQIAARNLIEQCPLTNQAVVWYTHCMFRYSNMIIYGRKETTPTLSFQAGKNISANRDEFDRLQIELLDRLKGIAAAGGPNRKYAQGSGSGVAGYPQFYGSAHCTPDLSEQDCNDCLVFGFEKIPGCCAGQVGLRWFFPSCSYRFETWRFYEFDADLEPDPPAIQPADSPTSAARTERTGKGKGGSKVIVAIVIPIVFVALFAICLCLLLKWKKNKSVGRVKGNKHNLLLLVIVILLQKDEFSDSLVVDFETLKAATDNFSPENELGRGGFGSVYKGVFSGGQEIAVKRLSCTSGQGDSEFKNEILLLAKLQHRNLVRLLGFCIEGQERILVYEFIKNASLDNFIFGNCFPPFSPYDDPTVLFFLLCVDLYAVTDLKKRQLLDWGVRYKMIGGVARGLLYLHEDSRYRIIHRDLKASNILLDQEMNPKIADFGLAKLYDTDQTSTHRFTSKIAGT, from the exons ATGGAACATGTCAGagttatctttttcttctttgcttgtgTCCTAAAGATTGTACCATTTATCTGCTTAGCACAGAAGGATAAATATGAGTTTCCTCCAGGTTTCAACTGTGTAGCTAGTGGAGGCAATTTCACGGCCAACAGCTCTTTCGCTGGTAATCTCAACGGCCTTGTCTCCTCTCTCTCGTCACTCACATCCAAACCTTATGGCTTCTACAACCTCTCTTCTGGAGATTCATCTGGAGAAAGAGCTTATGCAATTGGTCTTTGTAGAAGAGAAGTAAAAAGAGATGATTGTCTCAGCTGCATTCAGATAGCTGCAAGAAACCTCATCGAGCAGTGTCCACTGACAAATCAAGCTGTTGTGTGGTACACACACTGTATGTTTCGTTACTCGAACATGATAATCTATGGAAGAAAAGAGACGACCCCAACTCTGTCTTTTCAAGCCGGTAAAAATATATCAGCAAACAGAGATGAGTTTGATCGTCTGCAGATAGAACTATTGGACAGACTCAAAGGGATTGCTGCAGCTGGTGGGCCAAATAGAAAATACGCTCAAGGGAGCGGTTCGGGTGTGGCAGGGTACCCGCAATTCTACGGAAGTGCACACTGTACGCCGGATTTGTCTGAACAGGATTGTAATGACTGTCtagtctttggttttgaaaagATCCCAGGTTGTTGTGCTGGTCAGGTTGGTCTTAGGTGGTTTTTTCCTAGTTGTAGCTACAGATTTGAGACCTGGCGATTCTACGAGTTCGATGCCGATCTAGAGCCTGATCCACCTGCTATTCAGCCTGCTGACTCCCCAACATCAGCTGCAAGAACTGAGAGAACAG GAAAGGGCAAAGGTGGATCTAAAGTCATTGTTGCGATAGTCATCCCAATAGTTTTTGTTGCGTTATTTGCAATTTGCCTATGCTTGCTCTTgaagtggaagaagaacaagtctGTAGGTAGAGTCAAAGGTAACAAAcacaaccttcttcttttggttatcGTTATCTTGTTACAAA AGGATGAGTTCTCAGATTCGTTGGTAGTTGACTTTGAAACTCTAAAGGCAGCAACAGATAACTTTTCACCAGAAAATGAACTTGGACGTGGTGGGTTTGGCTCAGTTTATAAG GGTGTGTTCTCGGGTGGGCAAGAAATCGCGGTGAAAAGATTATCGTGTACTTCAGGACAAGGAGACAGTGAATTCAAGAACGAAATTTTACTTCTTGCAAAGCTTCAACATAGGAACTTGGTTAGGCTATTAGGTTTTTGCATAGAAGGACAAGAACGAATCCTTGTCTATGAGTTCATCAAGAACGCTAGTCTTGACAATTTCATCTTCGGTAATTGTTTTCCGCCGTTTTCTCCATATGATGATCCTACCGTTCTGTTTTTTCTGCTCTGTGTTGATCTTTACGCTGTTACAGATCTTAAAAAGCGTCAACTTTTGGATTGGGGAGTGCGATACAAAATGATAGGTGGAGTTGCTAGAGGACTTCTTTATCTTCATGAAGACTCTCGTTACCGGATAATTCACCGTGATCTTAAAGCTAGCAACATTCTTTTGGACCAAGAAATGAATCCGAAAATCGCAGATTTTGGATTAGCTAAACTCTATGACACAGACCAAACTTCGACACATCGATTTACAAGCAAAATTGCAGGAACTTAG